A single genomic interval of Juglans regia cultivar Chandler chromosome 1, Walnut 2.0, whole genome shotgun sequence harbors:
- the LOC109019741 gene encoding serine/threonine protein phosphatase 2A 57 kDa regulatory subunit B' theta isoform-like, translating to MIKQILNKLPRKSSKSAENREGGGTSTSSSNASTSSRSSDLANNRYGNPGTTSFPGFESSNIGLNHAGKLMQAVDSKLNGNLAASSFEALPSFKDVPNSEKQNLFIKKLNLCCVVFDFTDPTKDLKEKDIKRQTLVELVDYVASANGKFSENVMQEIIKMVSINLFRTLTSPPRENKVLEAFDLEEEEPSMDPAWPHLQGVYEFFLRVVASPETDAKLAKRYIDHSFVLKLLDLFDSEDPRERDYLKTVLHRIYGKFMVHRPFIRKAINNIFFRFIFETEKHNGIAELLEILGSIINGFALPLKEEHKLFLVRALIPLHKPKCIPMYHQQLSYCITQFVEKDCKLADTIIRGLLKYWPITNSSKEVMFLGELEEVLEATQPAEFQRCMVPLFRQIGRCLSSSHFQVAERALFLWNNDHIENLIKQNRNVILPIIFPALERNARNHWNLAVQNLTLNVRKIFSDTDPELFEEFLLKFQEDEAHENEMKSKREATWKRLEEMASMKASVKEAVLVSPRNATRASSG from the exons ATGATCAAACAGATACTTAATAAGCTCCCACGCAAGTCCTCTAAGTCAGCTGAAAATCGTGAAGGAGGGGGAACCTCTACCTCCTCTTCAAATGCTTCTACCAgttcaagaagcagtgatttaGCAAATAATCGATATGGGAATCCAGGCACTACATCTTTTCCAGGCTTTGAATCTTCAAATATAGGATTAAATCATGCCGGTAAGCTTATGCAAGCTGTGGACTCAAAGCTGAATGGGAATTTGGCAGCTTCCTCGTTTGAGGCTttgcctagttttaaagatgtTCCGAATTCGGAGAAGCAAAACTTGTTTATTAAAAAGCTGAACTTATGCTGTGTTGTGTTTGACTTTACTGACCCAACAAAGGACCTTAAAGAAAAGGACATCAAGCGACAGACATTGGTTGAACTTGTGGATTATGTTGCTTCAGCTAATGGGAAGTTCTCAGAAAATGTTATGCAAGAGATAATAAAGATGGTATCCATAAATTTGTTTAGAACTCTCACTTCTCCACCCCGTGAGAATAAAGTCTTGGAAGCCTTTGATTTGGAAGAGGAGGAGCCGTCAATGGATCCTGCGTGGCCTCACTTGCAAGGTGtctatgaattttttttgaGGGTTGTGGCGTCACCTGAGACAGATGCGAAGTTGGCTAAGAGGTATATTGATCACTCATTTGTTCTCAAGTTGTTAGATCTTTTTGATTCCGAGGACCCAAGAGAGAGGGATTACTTGAAAACGGTTCTGCACCGTATTTATGGGAAATTTATGGTGCATCGACCATTCATCAGGAAAGCAATCAACAACATCTTCTTTCGTTTTATCTTTGAGACTGAGAAGCATAATGGGATCGCAGAGTTGTTGGAGATTCTGGGTAGTATAATTAATGGGTTTGCGCTGCCGCTGAAAGAAGAACACAAGCTCTTTCTTGttcgggcacttattccacttcaTAAGCCAAAATGCATTCCCATGTACCATCAGCAGTTATCTTACTGCATAACCCAATTTGTGGAGAAAGATTGCAAACTTGCTGATACCATTATACGGGGTTTACTAAAGTATTGGCCAATTACAAATAGTTCTAAGGAGGTCATGTTCTTAGGTGAGCTGGAGGAAGTTTTAGAAGCAACTCAGCCTGCTGAGTTCCAGCGGTGTATGGTGCCCTTGTTTCGCCAAATTGGCCGTTGCTTGAGCAGTTCACATTTCCAG GTGGCAGAGAGGGCTTTGTTTTTATGGAACAACGATCACATTGAGAACCTGATCAAACAGAATCGCAATGTTATACTGCCAATTATCTTCCCTGCATTGGAGAGAAATGCAAGAAACCACTGGAACCTGGCAGTACAGAACTTGACGTTAAATGTTCGCAAAATTTTCTCTGATACTGACCCTGAGCTATTTGAGGAGTTTTTGCTCAAGTTTCAGGAAGATGAGGCACAcgagaatgaaatgaaatcgaAACGCGAAGCCACGTGGAAGCGCTTAGAAGAAATGGCTTCAATGAAAGCTTCGGTTAAAGAAGCAGTGCTTGTCTCTCCAAGAAATGCCACTCGTGCTTCTTCTGGCTAG